Proteins encoded in a region of the Planococcus citri chromosome 1, ihPlaCitr1.1, whole genome shotgun sequence genome:
- the Tango5 gene encoding vacuole membrane protein 1, producing the protein MTSNGDTLKQRRTTTVEGKETKQLNGSECQHEIDDLKNKLKIEREGLVLWRRPFKTLNFFVKELTLVTYTFLNRLLAYKKLVLLTVLVIVFVLISTKITGPHQLLLRQLYKDGRWCLYWLGLGVLSSVGLGTGLHTFLLYLGPHIASVTIAAYECGSLNFPEPPYPDQIICPEEGTTIWATSLWTIMQKVKIESVMWGAGTALGELPPYFMARAARLSGHDLDDEEELKEFEDLQKKSEQNPDSMTFMETTKVLMEKIVKRVGFLGILACASIPNPLFDLAGITCGHFLIPFWTFFGATLLGKAVIKMTIQVLFVIIAFNEVLIDTVLKYVGYVPVIGTNLQPLLSQFLKNQKQRLHDKGGNAPAAPNKLSVIFDMFVLTMVAYFLLSIVNSMAQSYHKRINKEQLKAKTKLSSSK; encoded by the exons ATGACTTCCAATGGTGATACGTTGAAACAACGGAGGACAACGACTGTGGAAGGCAAAGAGACGAAGCAGCTCAATGGCTCCGAATGTCAGCACGAGATagacgatttgaaaaataaactgaaaataGAGCGAGAAGGTTTGGTGTTATGGAGGCGACCTTTCAAAACGTTGAACTTTTTCGTCAAAGAGCTTACATTGGTTACGTATACTTTTTTAAACAG gttgttagcttacaaaaaattggtattgTTAACTGTTCTAGTCATAGTTTTCGTtctaatttctacaaaaattactGGTCCTCATCAATTG cttttaagGCAATTATACAAAGATGGTAGATGGTGTTTGTATTGGTTAGGACTTGGTGTACTGTCATCAGTAGGATTAGGGACCGGATTACATACATTCCTATTATATTTAGGGCCGCATATAGCATCGGTTACGATAGCGGCGTACGAGTGCGGATCGCTAAATTTTCCTGAACCGCCGTATCCAGATCA AATAATTTGTCCGGAAGAAGGCACCACAATATGGGCAACGAGCTTATGGACCATAatgcaaaaagtaaaaatcgaaTCTGTAATGTGGGGTGCTGGTACAGCGTTGGGCGAACTACCTCCTTATTTTATGGCTCGCGCTGCTAGACTTTCTGGTCACGATTTAGATGACGAAGAAGAATTAAAAGAGTTCGAAGATTTACAAAAGAAAAGCGAACAGAATCCCGATTCGATG ACTTTCATGGAAACGACAAAAGTACTTATGGAGAAGATTGTTAAACGTGTAggatttttaggaattttagcTTGCGCTTCG aTTCCTAACCCGTTATTCGATTTAGCTGGTATCACTTGCGGTCATTTTTTAATAcctttttggacatttttcggagCTACGTTATTGGGAAAAGCTGTCATAAAGATGACAATACAAGTTTTATTCGTCATTATTGCTTTTAACGAAGTGCTAATTGATACAGTGTTGAAATATGTCGGTTATGTGCCGGTAATTGGAACAAATCTACAACCACTGTTATCCCAGttcctaaaaaatcaaaaacaacgATTACACGACAAAGGAGGAAATGCTCCGGCG GCGCCGAATAAATTGTCGGTCATTTTCGACATGTTCGTATTAACCATGGTAGCGTATTTTCTACTATCGATAGTTAATTCAATGGCTCAAAGTTATCACAAAAGAATAAACAAAGAACAACTTAAGGCGAAAACGAAACTCAGTTCGAGCAAGTGA
- the ND-23 gene encoding NADH-ubiquinone oxidoreductase subunit 8 yields MLAKIFSTAASGIVKNRQLVPPVYHMVSRNGGNYVLVHPYREKSISELTDHYVDSVFLLDVFRGLLTSVSYVFKEPATINYPFEKGPLSPRFRGEHALRRYPSGEERCIACKLCEAICPAQAITIEAEEREDGSRRTTRYDIDMTKCIYCGFCQEACPVDAIVEGPNFEYSTETREELLYNKEKLLTNGDKWECEIASNIHADHLYR; encoded by the exons atgttggcaaaaatatTCTCCACCGCCGCATCAG GTATCGTGAAAAATAGACAATTGGTTCCGCCAGTTTATCACATGGTGTCAAGAAATGGTGGAAATTATGTGTTAGTGCATCCGTATAGAGAAAAATCCATCTCCGAACTTACAGATCATTATGTGGATAGCGTATTCTTGTTGGATGTTTTCAGAG GTCTGCTTACTTCTGTATCGTATGTATTCAAAGAACCAGCTACCATAAACTATCCATTTGAAAAAGGGCCGCTGTCTCCTCGTTTCAGAGGTGAGCATGCCCTGCGTCGATATCCTTCCGGCGAAGAAAGGTGTATTGCGTGTAAATTATGCGAAGCTATATGCCCAGCTCAG GCCATCACCATCGAGGCCGAAGAAAGAGAAGATGGTAGTCGAAGAACTACCAGATATGATATCGACATGACCAAATGTATATATTGCGGATTTTGTCAGGAAGCTTGTCCCGTAGATGCAATTGTCGAA GGTCCGAATTTCGAATATTCGACGGAAACCAGAGAGGAGTTATTATAcaataaagaaaaattactcACCAATGGGGATAAATGGGAGTGTGAAATTGCTTCCAATATTCATGCCGATCATTTATACAGATGA